In Phoenix dactylifera cultivar Barhee BC4 unplaced genomic scaffold, palm_55x_up_171113_PBpolish2nd_filt_p 000141F, whole genome shotgun sequence, the following are encoded in one genomic region:
- the LOC103698027 gene encoding probable transcription factor KAN2, with the protein MELFPSQPDLSLHISPPNSNPTPSWSKADENMDLGFWQRAIDSTTTNHHSITTLSMAKAEKTAFELSLAHPSVTDSTTMSNNLLQLPPPHHHPLVHEGYHQVLGLTRPIRGIPVYQHQPNSFPLVPRLQQQHLCDSSSTTSFAPFVLQGASRSRYLPSRFPLKRSMRAPRMRWTTTLHARFIHAVELLGGHERATPKSVLELMDVKDLTLAHVKSHLQMYRTMKNTDKPAVSPGQSDGFENGSTGESSIDNLLICNIRRAEPSVQHGRPSTHHGTNYSGQWINSSSRGGWSSGMPSDSTTGSIHSFKKDMQSKSIEMLSDVNSSCLSETTSLREPSLEFTLGRPQ; encoded by the exons ATGGAGCTCTTCCCATCACAGCCAGATCTATCACTCCACATCAGCCCACCAAATAGCAATCCCACACCAAGTTGGAGTAAGGCAGATGAGAACATGGACTTAGGGTTTTGGCAAAGAGCCATAGACTCTACCACCACCAACCACCACAGCATCACCACCCTATCTATGGCAAAGGCTGAGAAAACTGCCTTCGAGCTCTCCTTAGCCCATCCAAGTGTCACAGACTCCACCACCATGAGTAACAATCTCCTCCAACTTCCCCCCCCCCACCACCACCCATTAGTCCATGAAGGCTACCACCAAGTTCTTGGCTTGACGAGGCCTATAAGGGGAATTCCAGTATACCAACACCAACCTAATTCCTTCCCTTTAGTCCCACGGCTTCAGCAGCAACACTTGTGTGACTCCTCCTCCACTACTAGTTTCGCTCCCTTTGTGCTGCAAGGCGCATCGCGATCAAGATACCTGCCATCGAGGTTCCCTTTGAAGCGGAGCATGAGAGCACCGAGAATGCGGTGGACAACCACACTCCACGCCCGGTTCATCCATGCCGTCGAGCTGTTGGGAGGACATGAGA GGGCCACACCCAAGTCAGTTCTTGAGCTCATGGATGTCAAAGATCTCACCTTGGCTCATGTGAAATCTCACTTGCAG ATGTATCGGACCATGAAGAACACTGATAAACCAGCAGTTTCTCCAG GCCAATCTGATGGGTTTGAGAATGGATCAACTGGAGAAAGTTCTATTGACAATTTGCTTATCTGCAACATACGCAGAGCAGAACCATCAGTACAGCATGGAAGGCCTTCTACACACCATGGCACCAATTACAGTGGTCAATGGATCAATTCTTCcag cAGGGGAGGCTGGTCTAGTGGTATGCCAAGCGATTCAACCACAGGGAGCATACATTCCTTCAag AAGGACATGCAATCAAAAAGCATCGAAATGTTATCAGATGTGAACTCATCGTGTCTCTCGGAGACAACTAGCCTAAGAGAGCCCAGTCTCGAGTTTACCTTGGGAAGACCACAATGA